A window of the Lolium perenne isolate Kyuss_39 chromosome 7, Kyuss_2.0, whole genome shotgun sequence genome harbors these coding sequences:
- the LOC127315387 gene encoding uncharacterized protein, translating to MCPEAAKFRVAPLQDEEDLREIFNKNVVTNVLARVPPSSKVQASQPTVNIEDVDGSGCEGEDDTHVTPLHVMSRKKRTCPYSPSPSTTPRVSVESSSRLDRLINLFEKKEKNKEDEKIRKMDEDEKTKDGAKPGSDEYFYATNLFIIQEYRDVFTCLEEEDAPSQRLWFD from the exons ATGTGTCCAGAGGCAGCCAAGTTTCGGGTAGCACCACTACAAGATGAGGAGGACTTGAGGGAGATATTTAACAAGAATGTTGTGACCAATGTGCTTGCTAGGGTGCCTCCATCATCAAAGGTTCAAGCTTCTCAGCCTACGGTCAACATTGAAGATGTTGATGGTTCAGGTTGTGAGGGTGAAGATGATACACATGTTACACCTTTGCATGTCATGAgtagaaagaagagaacatgccCATACTCACCTAGTCCATCAACTACACCAAGGGTTAGCGTTGAGAGCTCCTCCAGATTAGACCGTTTGATCAACTTGTTTGAAAAGAAGGAGAAAAATAAGGAGGATGAGAAGATTAGGAAGATGGATGAGGATGAAAAGA CTAAGGATGGAGCTAAGCCTGGGAGTGATGAGTATTTCTACGCCACAAATCTTTTTATTATACAGGAATATCGTGATGTATTCACTTGTTTGGAGGAGGAGGATGCTCCTAGCCAGAGGCTTTGGTTCGATTAG